In Rosa chinensis cultivar Old Blush chromosome 1, RchiOBHm-V2, whole genome shotgun sequence, a genomic segment contains:
- the LOC112186497 gene encoding uncharacterized protein LOC112186497, giving the protein MSQLLEATSSRSGSTGRSANESAQLPPPLPAVVEEQVNTPTSKVARGQSKGIPEWNTGVKVHVQFNGINFQPVGERAGQLKSQLGQIVRNGHRVPLNILDWKKVGNYVKEEIWEEVKKNLVEVPEGYKSVCLENCNLLWKDHKSKTKSFHYAPNKDYPELGSKNPPHIVAEQWSELVAYWSSEDAKMIAEKNSINRELRGPCHKTGRKHFAQVRYEMEKAGEPVDKFSVWKRTRDLNDHLVQEFIKSYEEKLRKESEEDQNLTVLKTEFSTL; this is encoded by the exons ATGTCTCAACTGTTAGAAGCAACTTCATCACGTTCTGGAAGCACAGGTCGCAGCGCAAACGAATCTGCACAGCTGCCTCCTCCATTACCAGCAG TAGTAGAAGAGCAAGTCAATACGCCAACAAGTAAAGTCGCACGAGGACAGAGCAAAGGCATTCCGGAATGGAATACAGGTGTTAAAGTACATGTTCAATTTAATGGAATCAATTTCCAGCCGGTGGGGGAAAGGGCAGGTCAGCTTAAGTCACAATTGGGTCAAATAGTACGAAATGGCCATAGGGTACCTCTAAATATTCTTGATTGGAAGAAAGTTGGTAATTATGTGAAGGAAGAAATTTGGGAAGAGGTTAAG aaaaacttGGTGGAAGTCCCTGAAGGTTATAAATCAGTATGCTTGGAAAATTGTAATTTGCTTTGGAAGGACCATAAGAGCAAAACAAAATCATTTCACTATGCGCCCAACAAGGACTATCCTGAACTTGGTTCTAAAAATCCTCCGCATATTGTTGCAGAGCAATGGTCTGAGCTTgttgcatattggagcagtgaGGATGCAAAG ATGATAGcagaaaaaaattcaattaatcGGGAGCTGCGTGGCCCATGTCACAAGACCGGTCGAAAACATTTTGCCCAAGTGCGATATGAG ATGGAAAAAGCTGGAGAACCAGTTGATAAGTTTAGTGTTTGGAAGAGAACACGTGACTTAAATGATCACCTTGTGCAAGAGTTCATT AAATCATATGAAGAGAAACTTAGAAAGGAGTCGGAAGAGGATCAGAACTTGACAGTGTTAAAGACCGAATTTTCCACTCTTTGA
- the LOC112202973 gene encoding G-type lectin S-receptor-like serine/threonine-protein kinase At4g27290, whose translation MAWLLCYRVTLLLSHILSFCTCQYKIVPGQYITGNHTLVSSLGTFSLGFFNPNENSTKYFLGIRFDTFPNTALVWVANRESPLDSPGFFMISGDGNLVVLDQTRNLVWSTNASVSTSAVNHTTGLLEDTGNLVLSFEEVTLWQSFDHPSDTMLPGIKISLNKTTGQQRRLTSWAALDDPQPGKFTFGIDPEVPIQAFTWKETTLYWTSSMYIGKDTRTDFQNPGGTASFLTHNFDVDEVYLAYSVSDSSVKLRVWLNPTWQFILLLWQGSSKTWLEQGNLPADNCDFYAHCGPNSACRRGEPLSSSCKCLIGFTAKFPNQSAVGNWSSGCVREKMLTCGNGIQELFLHSL comes from the exons ATGGCGTGGCTCTTGTGTTACCGTGTAACACTGCTCTTATCGCACATCCTGTCATTCTGTACCTGCCAATACAAAATAGTACCAGGACAGTATATCACTGGTAACCACACTTTGGTTTCTTCCCTTGGGACCTTTTCATTGGGCTTCTTCAATCCTAACGAAAATTCTACTAAATACTTCCTTGGCATACGATTCGACACATTCCCAAATACTGCATTAGTATGGGTTGCTAATAGAGAATCTCCACTTGATTCTCCAGGTTTCTTTATGATCAGTGGGGATGGAAATCTTGTGGTGTTGGATCAGACTAGAAATCTTGTCTGGTCAACTAATGCATCAGTATCTACTTCTGCAGTGAATCACACGACTGGATTACTAGAGGATACCGGAAACCTTGTTCTGAGCTTTGAAGAAGTCACTTTGTGGCAGAGCTTTGATCATCCCTCTGATACTATGTTGCCTGGCATTAAAATTAGCTTGAACAAAACGACTGGCCAACAAAGGCGCCTTACATCCTGGGCTGCCCTTGATGATCCACAACCCGGAAAGTTCACCTTCGGAATAGATCCTGAAGTACCAATTCAAGCCTTTACCTGGAAGGAAACTACTCTGTATTGGACAAGTTCTATGTACATCGGCAAGGATACAAGAACAGATTTTCAAAATCCAGGTGGAACCGCGTCTTTCCTTACTCACAACTTTGATGTTGATGAGGTTTATCTTGCTTACAGTGTCTCAGATAGCTCAGTAAAATTGAGGGTCTGGTTGAATCCTACATGGCAATTTATACTGCTGCTGTGGCAGGGTTCTAGTAAAACGTGGTTGGAACAGGGGAATTTACCTGCTGATAACTGTGATTTTTATGCTCATTGCGGTCCCAATAGTGCCTGTCGTAGAGGTGAACCACTGTCATCATCATGCAAGTGTTTGATTGGTTTTACAGCCAAGTTTCCTAACCAATCAGCTGTGGGAAATTGGTCCAGTGGCTGCGTTAGGGAAAAGATGTTAACATGTGGTAATGGCATACAAG AACTGTTCTTGCACAGCTTATGA
- the LOC112182642 gene encoding 50S ribosomal protein HLP, mitochondrial isoform X2, with product MTCNTFLSQQQRTFIQMRTILKVVDNSGAKKVMCIQALKARKKGARLGDTIVASVKEAHPNGKVKKGKVVYGVVVRAAMQRGRCDGSEVKFDDNAVVLVDKQGQPIGTRVFGPVPHELRKKKHVKILSLAEHIA from the coding sequence CAACAAAGGACTTTCATACAAATGAGGACCATTCTCAAAGTTGTGGACAACTCAGGGGCGAAGAAGGTGATGTGCATACAAGCTTTGAAGGCGAGGAAGAAAGGGGCAAGATTGGGAGACACAATTGTTGCATCGGTCAAGGAGGCCCATCCAAATGGAAAAGTGAAGAAAGGAAAGGTAGTGTATGGTGTGGTCGTGCGTGCTGCCATGCAACGAGGCCGCTGTGATGGGAGTGAGGTCAAGTTTGATGACAATGCTGTCGTACTGGTTGACAAGCAGGGCCAGCCAATTGGGACTAGAGTATTTGGACCTGTCCCACACgagttgagaaagaaaaagcaTGTTAAGATTCTTAGTTTGGCAGAGCATATTGCCTGA